A single genomic interval of Natator depressus isolate rNatDep1 chromosome 14, rNatDep2.hap1, whole genome shotgun sequence harbors:
- the LOC141998071 gene encoding C-type lectin domain family 2 member E-like: MAGRWSRFLRKPFICLGERGEVTKGVDPMDSEQPPNGRQGALPSSKFQTPAGWKAPLAVGGVVLLLTIAVAVILLHVKSRLESELPHVSTPVHLNVKFPAPCCPDGWVGYRGKCYYFSEAEGTWDSSQSFCSSLNASLAEINTQKDLFIMRYKGVSEFWIGLKRVLAQTWQWVNGEQFNNLFTVRGGGDCAYLSDGFATSSWCSTERYWICSEPDGMRREDAMPGGLKGKGWGNPSRPGCLTLSKHRSNKILN; this comes from the exons ATGGCGGGGAGGTGGTCCAGGTTTCTGAGGAAAC CGTTCATCTGTCTCGGTGAGAGAGGAGAGGTGACAAAAGGCGTGGATCCCATGGATTCAGAGCAGCCGCCCAATGGAAGACAAG GTGCTCTGCCGAGCAGCAAATTCCAGACGCCTGCTGGGTGGAAAGCCCCGCTAGCCGTCGGTGGGGTGGTCCTACTCCTGACCATTGCGGTGGCCGTGATACTTTTGCACG TGAAATCTCGTCTGGAATCCGAGCTGCCTCATGTCTCCACCCCAGTCCATCTAAATGTaaaattccctgctccctgctgcccgGATGGCTGGGTCGGGTACAGAGGGAAATGCTATTATTTCTCTGAGGCCGAGGGGACCTGGGACTCCAGCCAGAGCTTCTGCTCTTCACTCAAtgcctccctggctgagatcaacaCCCAGAAAGACCTg ttcatTATGCGATATAAAGGCGTCTCTGAGTTCTGGATTGGCCTGAAGCGAGTATTGGCACAGACCTGGCAATGGGTGAATGGCGAACAGTTCAACAATCT GTTTACAGTAAGAGGAGGAGGCGACTGCGCGTACCTGAGCGACGGCTTTGCCACTTCGTCGTGGTGCTCCACGGAACGCTACTGGATCTGCAGCGAACCCGACGGGATGCGAAGGGAGGACGCGATGCCGGGGGGACTGAAGGGCAAAGGCTGGGGAAACCCCTCAAGGCCCGGCTGTCTGACTCTCTCCAAACATCGCTCCAATAAGATCCTCAATTGA
- the LOC141998657 gene encoding killer cell lectin-like receptor subfamily F member 1 has product MAGEIVYADLNIRGDSSLTSRPQPAHHLKCHHFPRWRQIAQRVSWAANVVLLGAMMALSVWVFQGPCHKAETGTASVAPESDRVTGRNGHGTDCNSSLASHLRQRLCDSPRSSSAEAPGCRLCPLTWLLHGDKCYWVSKDSKNWNESRDDCSVKSSQMLVIQDQREMAFLNNITGGKYPIWIGLHLTTSKGNWTWVDGSLLNQTGVSLSVPDTGNSCGVWKENQIRGEICRGTFKWICQREAVLI; this is encoded by the exons ATGGCTGGGGAAATAGTCTATGCTGATTTAAACATCCGTGGAGATTCGTCCCTCACCAGCCGACCCCAACCTGCTCACCACCTCA AATGCCATCACTTTCCCCGCTGGCGTCAGATAGCTCAGAGGGTCAGCTGGGCTGCAAACGTCGTCCTGCTGGGAGCTATGATGGCCCTGAGCGTCTGGG TTTTTCAGGGCCCCTGCCATAAAGCAGAGACCGGCACAGCCTCCGTGGCCCCCGAGAGCGACAGGGTCACCGGGAGAAATGGCCATGGTACAGACTGCAACTCCAGCTTGGCGTCTCACCTAAGACAGCGTCTGTGCGACTCCCCCCGGAGCAGCTCAGCAG AGGCCCCCGGGTGCAGACTCtgtcccctgacctggctgctgCATGGGGACAAGTGCTACTGGGTTTCTAAAGACAGCAAAAACTGGAACGAGAGTCGTGACGACTGCTCGGTGAAGAGCTCTCAAATGCTCGTGATCCAGGACCAGCGTGAAATG GCATTCCTAAATAACATCACAGGGGGGAAATACCCTATTTGGATTGGACTGCACCTGACAACCTCCAAGGGAAACTGGACGTGGGTGGATGGTTCCCTGTTAAATCAAACAGG GGTCTCACTATCGGTCCCTGACACTGGAAACAGCTGTGGGGTGTGGAAGGAGAATCAGATTCGTGGTGAAATCTGCCGTGGTACCTTTAAATGGATTTGCCAGAGAGAAGCGGTCCTGATATAA